cttaaccctaaacctaacccctaaccataaccctaacgttaacccctaaccctaatgctaaccctaaccccgaactctagccctaatcccgaaccctaaccctaaccctgaaccccaacctaaccctaacccctaaacctaaccctaatgctacccgtaaaccctacgcataacactacgacctcaccctaatactaactctaatcccaataccgaaccctaactctaaccctgaaccccaatcctaaccctaaaccctaaccctaaacttaaccctaacactaaccctaaaactaaccctaatgctacccggaaaccctaagcgtaacattaagacctcaccctaaacctaacactggaccctaactctaacccttaactccagtcctaagcctaactctaaccttaaccccaaccctaacacttaaccccaaatcgaacacttaaccctaaccctaacctaaccttaagcctaacctgaatcataaagctctaaccctaatgttaaccctaaccccgaaccctaaccctaatcccaaaccctaaccctaaccctgaaccccaaccctaaccttaacgtaatgaccctaaccctaactctaaccctaaccctaatgctacccgtaaaccctaactgtaacactaagacctcacccttatactaacgcttaCCCCagtaccgaaccctatctctaaccctgaacccaatcctaaaccctaaccctaaccttaacgctaacactaaccctaaacctaaccctaacgctacctgtaaaccataatcctaacatAAAGACCTCACccaaccctaacactgaatcctaactctaacccttaactctaatcctaaccctaactctaaccttaaccctaatctacccctaaccctaacacttaaacctaaccctaagcctaacacttaaccctaaaccgaacacttaaccctaaccgtaacctaaccttaagcctaacctgaatcataaagctaaccctagccctaaccctaaccctaaggtgaaacctcaccctaaaacaaaatcctaacgctaaccctaaccccaaaccgtaaccctaaccctaacatcaaaccgtaacactaacactttggcataacctaaatggaaccataaaactaacccttacataacaccgaacccctaattctaaccgtaaccctaatgctaactcaacctcaaaccgtaatcttaagacatcgccataaccctacccctacacctacccctacccctaaccgtaaaactaaaccctaaccctatcccctaccccaaaccctaaccctaacgctaagcctatccctaactgtaaccctacgccctaaccctaacgctaaccctaaccctaaaacgaaaccataatcctatccctaacactaaaccggaaccataatcctaaccccaacgataaccctaggcctaaccctaaccccaaccataaccctaaccttaaccccaaccataaccctaaccttaacccctaatcctaattttaagccctaaccctaatgctaatcctaaccccgacccctaaccgtaatcccgaaccctaaccctaaccctgaaccccaacctgaaccctaatgaccctaaccctagctctaaccctaaccctaacgctaccccaaacctaataccgtaaccataacacctcaccctaaacctaatgcgaaacctaatcctaaaattaaaccgcaactctaaacctaaaccctaaccctaaaaattaatgctacccctaacccaaactgagatcctaacccataagcgtaaacccaatgtaacccctaaccataacactaagccctaaccctaacgctatcacaaacctaatacttcaccctaagacctcaccctaactctaacgcgaaacctaaccctaaaactaaactgcaaccctaaccctaaacctaatcctaatacttaatgctaaccctaaccgaaaatgaaatcctaacccataggcataaacccaaccataacccctaaccataacactaatccctaaccctaaccctaaccctaaccctaaccctaaccctgaccaaacccctaaccataactctgataagccctaaccctaatggtaaccctaatcccaaaccctaacccgtatcccaaactctaaccctaaccctgaaccccagccctaactctaaccttaaccctaaccctaaccctaaccctaatgataagccctaaccctaatgctaaccctaaccccaaaccctaacccatatcccaaactctaaccctaaccctgacccccagccctaactctaaccttaaacctaacactaacctttaccctaaccctaaccttaaaacgaaaccctaaccctaaaccctaaccctaaacctaaccctaaccctaaacctaaccataaccctaagccctaaccctaaccctaaccctaaaatgaaaccctaacccaatccctaacactaaacccaaaccataatcctaaacccaaccctatccctaaccctaacgataaccctaagcctaaccctaaacctaaccctaacgctaaccctaaccccaatccctaaccataaccctaatgataagccctaaccctaattctaaccctaaccctaacccatatcccgaactctaaccctaaccctgaaccccagcccgaaccccagccctaactctaaccctaaccctaaccctaaaccctaaccctaaaccctaaaccaaaccctaaccctaaccctaaaactaaccctaaccctaaccgtaaccctaagccctaaccctaaccctaaacctaaccctaaaatgaaaccctaacccgatccctaaccctaaacccaaaccataatcctaaccccaaccctatccctaaccctaacgataaccctaagcctaaccctaaacctaaccctaaccctaaccttatacctaacccctgcccctaaccataaccctaatgataagccctaaccctaatgttaaccctaaccctaaacctaaccctcaccgtaacactgagccctaaccctaaccctaaccctaaacttaatcacaaacactataactgatgtaaatgagcaatatcagggcagcaagtcaggttctttaaatccttgctttctctcttcccttctctcttcttgctttctctcttccgttcgaggagatttccgttcgaggaagctttagctagttttattatattgtctgtcttaggaggaacagccacttctactttccgctttgtcttgtcaatttttgcttttggcttatccttctcttttttctccttttcagacatcggcttgaaaacaatagaatctccttccataggctcatctttctcaggggtggcatcatctctgcttgagccatgaacagggagtccattttaacgtcttctgctgaaactggctctcttggttttctcgcacctgctaacaactcagcattgggaaatccttcatcctcatccctttttcttctctttttatgctttttctctttttatttccttggccatctcccagtggatttttcacctccttctcttttgattttgtaggatccttgatgccatggctctctctttcagaaggtttttcagggtaatttccagctatattgtgattttggtggctctgccaagcaggataatcctccctacgtccccgagcatatggtgaattctcttgtctggtcccaggtggaccaaacctacctggagaaaagttctctctgtttactggagggtgaggttgagcgccaacagcatagcccttgtaaaactttccatgccattctctgtagttcctttcccattcccggtaccttgtcttttcaaatggatctctacagtcaagtgatctgccatagtaagctttcagatcatatggtggaacttctccgtatctgttaaaatactcccttcctccttccccttgaggtatagtctgtttagtgggagactggcctctaaatactggagaccttgaccgtgaatggcatcttctgtatgggggtgaccttgaccttgaacgctgataaccgtgtgaccttgacctagaacgatagttacgcctcttccctttgcctcttcttggatacggcagcaatcgcgagtaggaacgagaatgggaaggactaaatgagcgagagtaggagcgagtgcgggaagaacctgatcttgatgtggagcaggtagacgaacttgtagagtaaggtgaagcactataaggagacttggacctggaaaaaaccacaacacacagaaaaagaaatgaagttaattcaaaacagtcattctccccaatttttttcctcccaaatttggtttgggttttttctcctctccatacgcttatgtcaaagcttctttcagctgctgacataatgctactgcaaattgaggaatttgataacatttttcaattccatttgtcttgttttagttatgcatgcttactatctgcaacgaaaaattctattggaaaaaacactgtcatttttccttatgtcagatgcactttagtgtaactgcagtccgatatgctgttgaaatacaaacgtgaaaaacaaggcaacttcattgagccaaatacttcctcctctttaagtctccgttgttctctgtaaaactcctccctagataagggaggccaatggcatcctgccaacttaagcatttttctccctgctttctgttcattagagactacgctcatttcctgatcctcatacttgccttccacatcctcacccccaacagttcattcagtcttctctccttatactcagctttgcacctgtggatggaggctgcccacacttgaaagagactcccatctcccgtgggccaagtgcccactgctcctctgccactccttgatacacttaatacatcacacttctgatcttccaagtactgcacagatattaactaatcttctctggaacttcttttaacttcttccacatacgcttcctatgttgttgcctcatcatgaggtatttggcctggtcctgtccctgaattgttgttttcttgctgactgaattggaaatatcagatcctggtttttcttttgatttacctttaagattttataaacacaatgcactcttacaatctgtctataacaaacatatagcgaaaggaaggactagcttgacgctgcagtaataggtaaaacagactcctctctctccaactgagagaaagcgtcttggctatgtgagatgactaaattgaagaaattcaaaattgtcataaaagaacagtgttgacttttccaaccatttgctcatgcagtatcaactaagttgttaaaaaaagaatgttggaggctgattcctattgggaaatcaatttcttcagccctattcagccagtaatggaaaaggtggctttccatctgatcctttaattatctttaatttttataggcaattatggtttcctcaaaaagcgttcatttctcagagtcctgttttcagtcatgtaccggagttttattttaaataaccttagtggaagcacagatgccctttgtaaaagccaattcaaatgaagccatttaaaaattaattaccacttggattctccacaactatctgtgcatacttgcttcattataaatcagctgttgtataagttatgcgttatacagcctcttttaacaggtgacaaggagtcatctactgaatttctgtagaatacttacacttcccagcctggtctgccacctgctgagcgaactggactggctctcattggatgaccttttggagtggggagaggaaaaagaaagaaatcccattcagttcctctgaaggtaatttttttaaagaaattctgaagttacagttacttaccagttgtgggtattgcttgtccttgggggcccagaagacttggtaatgctggttgtctttgtacgggaacctgatagacatctcaaaaaaacattagtaggcttgagttctgaaggttttaaccaactctcccgtggagaagaatgtggattaaatgccgaactatctgtttgttgcagaccaccgtaagtcaccagagttggctatatcattttctatgagagaaatgaatcccacctctcctttgccagagggtaaatgtaaattgcaggctcagggtaaagttcgtctccgagtaactacattttataaatggaagaagtctgtttcctacaaaatgagatccatgacagaaacacagaagtgctaccaagtgcattttaaaacagccactcctgtcagcacacagcagtattttcttagtttatagcaacaggaaaacttcagtctgtttcacacatgggatttgataaaagtcagagggggcggaaatctcagtccaacagctacttgttaaattttgcaagaagcctttgaaacataaaccaaaagcaaaacgagctttcagagagaacgactccactgcaaacactactgaaatgttttgcagaaatacagattcttagcataccacacgtttaaccaacttccaggggcacgaacagcaggaccaccctattttaatattcaaaagtatcccagattctatggttaagcacaatgacagtgcttcctgccccgtaattacagatgctggccaacttggttgcatagccactcagacatgcacgcgtggtttctctcgctcactttttggccagtccaattaattccatacttacgcattaatagttggtattgcgtattttccagtgtttgtcagcatagcaccctttgtattggggtctttcacctccatcatgaaactccttggaattcctgtgctctttaattctgggaacaggctcaacatttttgtcctgttaagaaaagaaatgcagacatatctccttttaagacccacacttaaaatgacatttcaatgattattttaagcagcaaaagcctttaatcctctccttttacctagcataagggttgctcgactaaaatacttattttcctaaatgaatatagccaggatgttccaaaggcttgagcagtgttttgaactcattccattctttggcttaagttcaggttctttaagggtgaaatatcccttagctcaccatcccctcagaaaagagatacaaacccgctcctcctccaaagcgcaattcagagcacaaatattcaatagatggggtcaacagaaacatcttggttttacatgaaatactaaaaactgtgaactgtcattaaacagagttaaaaccagaaacatttccagtaatattgaaatatataaaaatatgcatgaaagttcacagagcaagatctgtggacatacttaatgtctatgacctagaaaaaagaaaagtttacatttataatgccaggtttcccttggattttgaagggctttgcaacattgccctatgaacctctgtctttcaccccaagagaaacaattcttaatatgagtattcatggatttgttacgtaactgccaaggtaaaaaaatgaaaagctaaggaacaccagaagtcccccacagtcttaccccatttgttgggcagttctttatacagtcgccaggttttccgcaacgaaagcaagcagatgatggtggaggtggaccccagggtttctgcatgtaactaaaagggtttggggcaaagaagaaaaaggtatgcacgtgtctctctcgttaaaacaaacttctccacaatctttccataatcttcaaagaacagatttgacattatcaacacttacttgattggatcatattcctggcaagactgtagcatcatagcttttattttatcttcttcggaagcattggcttcagccagattggcactctgtttaacaggtaattatttgacacatacattagaaacacatttaagcccacactgccaaagagaacaccactcacccaaccctgtaaagagcagcacaacgccagctgaggttgcatgaaaacagctgctcatatgaaacagagttgtccaaaagatgttctggggagtccttacgtcatcacaggctgtttatgtgcctgttaacctacttgaaaagagcattcctgggcactcaaaaccttaggctcttcatgttcccccccactaacttcttcataggaagcaagttaactacaataagcaaaacctgcagtttttttccagttgaccgtgtccttttaacatacaaattgtaatataaatgttatgcagaactggatcttcaaattattgaagccagctgatttttttaaagtagtatttgttcaaatgtttttattacacactagtacagatacaagcagggtctaagggagtgactgtaaatgatttggaccctcaagcacctatcattcagatcaaccactcatggttttggttttagatgcattcattcacaaaagcaaccaacttgtttcagcattttgttaaagggctgtttcatatacacagctttttctcaactgtaacataatccagatcgacatctatgaaatcatttccattaacatttacagaagactttacagatacttgactaatttgtttgaacccaagcggtttacaaaacacatccaaaacccacaagacattactaggaatagaccaaaattcaagatggcatttaatgcataataaaacagaaaactttttacaacacattgcctccatgctaagccagtctgcactgaggaggttagagtaaggaaccgtttggagctgctttatcttatgttcctctatttttctgaaatacttacattttctcaaaagcttaaatgtgtacaccacttggacagtttttcacattttagagtaaaacttcacctgagtttacagaaccaaggacatgtttagggacagcgctaacagagaccaatttctcctggtggctaccttccaaactattttttttttccttaccaaatgtccacaatttaatttctgcagtgagagagggaagaagttaccagtgggaagagatttttctttctgggaaaggaactccagcctgtattttcagaagaaaggactagctcctctgcattaggccctgccttctctaatctttgtaactttaaagactagtcatttaattggctagcactacgccttttcacaaagtgcaatccctagtgctttcccagacaaagttacatgttgttgagcaaaaaatgcaagcagttccatagcaaaacatggcattacaacagtttcagaaggtcacgtttgctaatatgccacacatacgcatcagtattttcctgtaaacaattaggtgcatttacacaatttacacagtctgcgatcaaacaaattagattgtgttgtccactgtatatatactacagtgtatgaaattgtgcagcattcaaagcatggatctataactgtagcgcctagaaattcaaaaatagccatgcagttgtccgtgttccagaaacgcttctagattggctcttgcaaacccccctgaaatgtccatcacttacagccaattaaattcttctgtgaaaattgtgttagtttccaatgcaaaatgaacgaaaagtatgagaaacggtaaacagcttctgaagtgcttcttctttgtgtcttgaagatgagtaatactgcaacattacgttgcggctgataaggtcctccctcttctatcttcccaaactggcaactactctttaccaggatagtatcaaaatatacacacattttaaagtcaaaagaaatactttaaattattaaaaattaaattaaaggcttgttcacatgacaacagttatccagcttcaagataatcttgaaaatgctatgatattttaggaaatatttattaaatttgaaaacttgctgagattccacatactcattgatctgtatctgcacgctactcgtcatgaa
The Calonectris borealis unplaced genomic scaffold, bCalBor7.hap1.2 HAP1_SCAFFOLD_127, whole genome shotgun sequence genome window above contains:
- the LOC142076958 gene encoding LOW QUALITY PROTEIN: E3 ubiquitin-protein ligase RBBP6-like (The sequence of the model RefSeq protein was modified relative to this genomic sequence to represent the inferred CDS: inserted 1 base in 1 codon; deleted 2 bases in 1 codon); amino-acid sequence: MRASPVRSAGGRPGWEVSKSPYSASPYSTSSSTCSTSRSGSSRTRSYSRSFSPSHSRSYSRLLPYPRRGKGKRRNYRSRSRSHGYQRSRSRSPPYRRCHSRSRSPVFRGQSPTKQTIPQGEGGREYFNRYGEVPPYDLKAYYGRSLDCRDPFEKTRYREWERNYREWHGKFYKGYAVGAQPHPPVNRENFSPGRFGPPGTRQENSPYARGRREDYPAWQSHQNHNIAGNYPEKPSERESHGIKDPTKSKEKEVKNPLGDGQGNKEKKHKKRRKRDEDEGFPNAELLAGARKPREPVSAEDVKMDSLFMXSSRDDATPEKDEPMEGDSIVFKPMSEKEKKEKDKPKAKIDKTKRKVEVAVPPKTDNIIKLAKASSNGNLLERKRESKKREGKRESKDLKNLTCCPDIAHLHQ